In Streptosporangiales bacterium, a single window of DNA contains:
- a CDS encoding methyltransferase domain-containing protein: MTQDPLARVTALLSPQGRALLDELAAATSQSALQVGTRLRERYPADLVASAMAQHELRLAARAKFTRAERMYLTRPGLEQASSEVVARHRAARYAGVAAVADLCCGIGGDLVALAGTGAHVVGIDLDPVHLLMAGVNAEAYGVGERVSTVQADVRDADLAGVSAVFVDPARRDARGGRAVDGEPPLGWCVRLTERVAAVGVKAAPALPHDRVPADWELEFVAVGRDLKEAVLWSPALATGRRCATILPEAWSLQPEPGPPVEVAEPGPYLLDPNPAVTRAGLVEDLARRVGAWKIDERIAFLATGHEVHTPFARTLRVLDSSPWNEKALRSRLRDLDVGAVDVRRRGLAGDVDVLRRRLKLTGTRRATLVMTRFRDRPWALLCVDP, encoded by the coding sequence ATGACGCAGGACCCGCTCGCCCGCGTGACCGCGCTGCTGTCGCCGCAGGGCAGGGCGCTGCTCGACGAGCTCGCCGCCGCGACGTCGCAGTCGGCACTGCAGGTCGGCACCCGGCTACGGGAGAGGTATCCCGCGGATCTCGTGGCGAGCGCCATGGCCCAGCACGAGCTGCGGCTCGCCGCGCGGGCCAAGTTCACCCGGGCGGAGCGGATGTACCTCACCCGTCCCGGGCTCGAGCAGGCGTCGTCCGAGGTGGTCGCGCGGCACCGCGCCGCGCGGTACGCCGGCGTCGCCGCGGTCGCCGACCTGTGCTGCGGGATCGGCGGCGACCTCGTCGCGCTCGCCGGCACCGGCGCGCACGTCGTCGGGATCGACCTCGATCCCGTGCACCTGCTCATGGCGGGAGTGAACGCCGAGGCGTACGGCGTCGGCGAGCGCGTGTCCACCGTGCAGGCGGACGTGCGCGATGCGGATCTCGCGGGCGTCTCCGCGGTCTTCGTCGACCCGGCCAGGCGCGACGCGCGGGGCGGCCGTGCCGTGGACGGCGAGCCGCCGCTCGGCTGGTGCGTGCGTCTCACCGAGCGGGTGGCGGCGGTCGGCGTCAAGGCCGCGCCCGCGCTGCCGCACGACAGGGTGCCCGCGGACTGGGAGCTGGAGTTCGTCGCGGTCGGCCGCGACCTGAAGGAGGCCGTGCTCTGGTCTCCCGCACTGGCCACCGGCCGGCGGTGCGCGACGATCCTGCCGGAGGCGTGGAGCCTGCAGCCCGAGCCCGGCCCGCCGGTCGAGGTGGCGGAGCCGGGACCGTACCTGCTCGACCCGAACCCCGCCGTCACCCGCGCGGGTCTCGTCGAGGACCTCGCCCGCCGCGTCGGGGCGTGGAAGATCGACGAGCGGATCGCGTTCCTCGCGACCGGCCACGAGGTGCACACCCCGTTCGCGCGCACGCTGCGCGTGCTCGACTCGTCGCCGTGGAACGAGAAGGCGCTCAGGTCGCGGCTGCGCGATCTCGACGTCGGTGCGGTGGACGTCCGCCGCCGCGGCCTCGCCGGCGACGTCGACGTGCTCCGGCGACGGCTGAAGCTCACCGGCACCCGCAGGGCCACGCTCGTCATGACCCGGTTCCGCGACCGCCCCTGGGCCCTGCTCTGCGTCGACCCCTGA
- a CDS encoding peptidoglycan glycosyltransferase has translation MAGRDDGRGGRRPPRRPADRRERDGRRDSFGARLPWETEAPWEKTRSGSASRTPRRPAASSTGRGRTVKRTAKKQAPRKRAPARRPAARVLRSRRRLARLGSPLRRINAGLLVVVFILTLFTGRLVQLQALDSEEYSLQAQTQRIRTQILYADRGGITDRYGVPFALSVDAEDLYVDPTKVPATPGRLADGSAVPSKEQAAQRLAPILGVPVAELQEKLASKKRFVYLAKQVSPEQVRAARDVGIPTLGADPNPKRTYPSGTLGASVIGYVGASGKGLGGIELAQDQALAGRNGKQVVEIGRNGQVIPAAAERLQNVVPGQDVTLTLDSEIQWNAQRAIEAQVEKTKAHSGSVIVMDPATGAVLALATAPGFDPAQRRPTGATGLGNPAVQDVYEPGSTNKVITAAAALEHTTMEPTTEMAVPGELRRYDKTFHDDVPHDTWNLTLAGILAKSSNIGIDLVSEKVGKEQLYRSLRDFGFGERTGIGLPGESRGLMPAPDTWSGTQRYTIPFGQGISVNAMQMASVYATIANDGVRVEPSVYAGSKAPDGTVTKADAPERRRVISSKTAKQMRLMLEGVTGQHGTAQKAQISGFRVAGKTGTAQRVNPDCGCYRGYTASFVGMAPADDPKLVAQVVLQDPKKGHFGGEVAAPVFHDVMSFSLQHEKVRPTGTKSPKIRVWADR, from the coding sequence GTGGCTGGACGCGACGACGGTCGCGGGGGGCGCCGCCCACCGCGCCGGCCGGCGGACCGCAGGGAGCGCGACGGGCGGCGCGACTCGTTCGGTGCGCGCCTGCCGTGGGAGACCGAGGCGCCGTGGGAGAAGACGAGGTCGGGGAGCGCGAGCCGTACGCCGCGCCGCCCGGCGGCCTCGTCCACCGGGCGCGGCCGGACGGTGAAGCGGACCGCGAAGAAGCAGGCGCCGAGGAAGCGGGCACCGGCGCGGCGTCCCGCGGCACGGGTGCTGCGCAGCCGTCGCCGGCTGGCGCGGCTCGGATCGCCGCTCCGGCGGATCAACGCGGGCCTGCTGGTCGTCGTGTTCATCCTGACCCTGTTCACCGGGCGCCTCGTCCAACTCCAGGCGCTCGACTCCGAGGAGTACAGCCTGCAGGCGCAGACCCAGCGGATCCGCACCCAGATCCTGTACGCGGACCGCGGTGGCATCACCGACAGGTACGGCGTGCCGTTCGCGCTCTCGGTCGACGCCGAGGACCTCTACGTCGACCCGACCAAGGTCCCGGCGACACCGGGCAGGCTGGCGGACGGCTCGGCCGTGCCGTCCAAGGAGCAGGCGGCGCAGCGGTTGGCGCCGATCCTCGGGGTTCCGGTGGCGGAGCTGCAGGAGAAGCTGGCGTCGAAGAAGCGCTTCGTCTACCTGGCCAAGCAGGTCAGCCCCGAGCAGGTCCGCGCGGCACGCGACGTCGGCATCCCGACGCTCGGCGCCGACCCCAACCCGAAGCGCACGTACCCGTCGGGCACGCTCGGCGCGAGCGTCATCGGCTACGTCGGCGCGAGCGGCAAGGGGCTCGGCGGCATCGAGCTCGCGCAGGACCAGGCGCTGGCCGGCAGGAACGGCAAGCAGGTGGTGGAGATCGGCCGCAACGGTCAGGTGATCCCCGCGGCCGCCGAACGCCTGCAGAACGTCGTCCCGGGACAGGACGTCACGCTGACGCTCGACAGCGAGATCCAGTGGAACGCACAGCGTGCCATCGAGGCACAGGTCGAGAAGACCAAGGCGCACAGCGGCAGCGTCATCGTGATGGATCCGGCCACGGGCGCGGTGCTCGCGCTCGCGACGGCGCCGGGCTTCGATCCGGCGCAGCGGCGACCCACCGGCGCCACCGGACTCGGCAACCCCGCCGTGCAGGACGTCTACGAGCCGGGCAGCACCAACAAGGTCATCACCGCGGCGGCCGCGCTCGAGCACACGACCATGGAGCCGACGACCGAGATGGCGGTCCCCGGGGAGCTGCGTCGCTACGACAAGACGTTCCACGACGACGTGCCGCACGACACGTGGAACCTCACGCTCGCCGGCATCCTCGCCAAGTCGAGCAACATCGGCATCGACCTGGTGTCGGAGAAGGTCGGTAAGGAGCAGCTCTACCGGAGCCTGCGCGACTTCGGCTTCGGCGAGCGCACCGGCATCGGGCTGCCAGGGGAGAGCCGCGGGCTGATGCCCGCACCCGACACGTGGTCGGGCACGCAGCGCTACACGATCCCGTTCGGCCAGGGCATCTCGGTGAACGCGATGCAGATGGCCAGCGTGTACGCGACCATCGCCAACGACGGTGTGCGGGTCGAGCCCAGCGTCTACGCCGGCAGCAAGGCGCCCGACGGCACGGTGACGAAGGCGGACGCGCCGGAACGCAGGCGGGTCATCAGCTCGAAGACGGCGAAGCAGATGCGGCTGATGCTCGAGGGCGTGACGGGTCAGCACGGCACCGCCCAGAAGGCGCAGATCTCGGGCTTCCGGGTCGCGGGCAAGACCGGCACCGCCCAGCGGGTGAATCCGGACTGCGGCTGCTACCGCGGCTACACGGCGTCGTTCGTCGGGATGGCTCCCGCCGACGACCCGAAACTCGTCGCGCAGGTCGTGCTGCAGGACCCCAAGAAGGGGCATTTCGGCGGGGAGGTCGCCGCGCCCGTCTTCCACGACGTGATGTCCTTCTCGCTGCAGCACGAGAAGGTCCGTCCGACGGGGACCAAGAGCCCCAAGATCAGGGTCTGGGCGGACAGGTAG